A single Neoarius graeffei isolate fNeoGra1 chromosome 23, fNeoGra1.pri, whole genome shotgun sequence DNA region contains:
- the LOC132871909 gene encoding guanine nucleotide-binding protein G(I)/G(S)/G(O) subunit gamma-12-like — MLVKMSSKSSSNSMALARRTVQQLRVEASIERIKVSKASADLMRYCSEHAKYDPLLMGIPASENPFKDKKPCTLL; from the exons ATGTTGGTGAAAATGTCCTCCAAGTCGAGCTCGAACAGCATGGCCCTGGCGAGGAGGACGGTACAGCAGCTCCGGGTCGAGGCCAGTATCGAGAGGATAAAG GTGTCCAAAGCTTCGGCCGATCTCATGCGCTACTGCAGTGAACACGCCAAGTATGACCCCCTGCTCATGGGCATCCCGGCTTCAGAAAACCCCTTCAAGGACAAAAAGCCCTGCACTTTATTGTAG